GAATCACACCTGTTTGGCTGTGGTAAACACACGGTATCTACCGCAAGTAGTGGCGCAGGATTCCACAGAAATGGCAATTCTGTATCGTCCACAAGTGCTCCGTAGAAAGCTAATCCGTTTTTGCCCTCTTCCTGTGAAAACTTGCCACTGAGAGCTACCAGGAAAAATCTGCATTTCCATGCATCACTTGCACCGTCGCGCTCGTGCTTACGAGGGAATTCATGACTCTGGAGCCATCCACGCAACGTGAGCAAAGCATACATGGGATCCCATGGCTGAGAACACAATCTCCCGTCAGACAAGAATTCTGATCGCAGTTCATTGGTCCCACACCTGGTCATTGACTCATGATCTCCATTGATTTTCTTGTACTATACATGTAATAGCTTCTCCCCAGACATTGGAGAATTGATCGTCGTCGTCAACAAGCACACCTATAGTGCCAATTTCTGTGAATTCTGAAGCAACTAACTGCTACTACGCTCTGAAAACCACACCTGCAAATGGTATGATCTCCACGACCGATTCCCAGTCCCATGGATTATAATCCTATGTACAACCCCGCGGACGTGCGCATGCCGCTGCGGGCAACTCCATTGCTGCGAACGGATGGAATCGCATTCGCATCAGTGATCATGGCACTTCATCTCCTCCATTACCAGCGTCTGGCGACCGTTGTTGCGCACCAAGAATCGCAGGGCCAGCTCGTAGGCCGAGAAGATGGCGCCGTTGACGACGAACGCCCGCGCCACGGCCGTGCCGAGGCCGCGCCACAGCACCGGGAGCCCCTCCTCCCTCACGCTCTTCCGGAAGCAGTCGACGACGCCGCGGTACCTCGGCGACGGCGGGTGCGTCTGCGTCTGCGCCTGCAGCCGCGACTTCACCACGTCCAGCGGGTAGCAGCAGACCCAGCTGGCGACCCCGGCTAGGCCGCCGGACACGAGCATGGTCGCGAGGCTCTCTTGCCCCGTGCTCCGGCAGCCCGGGTGCAGCCGCTCCCGCGCGTACTCGTACGTCCAGAAGTAGACGCCGTGCGACGGCGCGTCCCGGAGCGCGGTGACCGTGAGCCCGCGGTATATGCCGCGCAGGCCCTCCCTCCGCATGATGTCCCGGACCATGTCCACCGGCCCCTGGCGCTTccgccccgccgcctccagctGCAGCCTGATCTTGACGAGCTCCACGGGGGACAGGATCAGCGTCTGCAGCGCCCCGGTGCCCACGCCGGCGAGTGCCACGCTTGTGTAGGAGGGCGGCTCGGAGGTGGACATCCGTCGATCCAGCGACCGCGAGAGGATCGCGTAGACTTGGAAGACCATTGCATTCTGCGACATAAAATTCTGAGCTCAGTTTCTGACATGATTCTACTGCAAATACAGCACACGCACTGTTACGGAGTGCAGACTTGCAAATGTCGTTGGCCAAATGGCCAATGTTAGGCAGCATAGTACGTTCCGACGCAAGCCTAATCTCACGAGCAAACATGAAACATGTGCATCATCGTACTTTACAGCATTTATTGTCGAGCACAACTTCACAGACCAGAAAGGCCGCCACGCCATGTGAACCACCGGAATGAGCGCGACGCAACGATACAGGGAAAGGAAGCAAAGGCGGAGGATGCAAAACTACAAGACTTCAAATGCGCCAAGCAAGAGGAGAAACAAATGATCTTTTCGTAGTAGCACGTAAAGTGACGCCGTCCTATATGATAGCTAGCTCATTTACTATCCTAAAAAAACTAGCTCATTTACTTAGTCGTGTCATAGATGTTCATGTCGTGTAGTAGTACCATCTGTTTGAACACTTTCTTCTCGAAAACGATATTTGCAAACTTTTGGAAAAAGGAAGACGTGACCAAAGAACTCACGATCTCATGGACTCCACACGCCGGGCGGCCTGATTGCGTGAAACATTTTACGTTCCTAAACCTGGCTGGCTCACCTGGAAGGCGACGGAGGCGAGTGGCGCGCCCATGCCGCGGTAGAGCGCGCCGGGGCCCTCGGCGCGGAGGATGCCGCGCAGCAGCGCGACGGCGGAAGGCGGGCGCGCCACCCGCGCGACGGTGATCCCGGGGCTCACGGGCCGCGGCGGCTGCTGCAGGCGGATGCGGAGCGTGTCCAGCGGGTGGCCCGCCAGCACGCCGGCCATGCCGCCGACGCCTCCCGCCACGAACTCATGCCCGCCGCTGCTCGCCAAGAACTCGGGCCAGAACTCCATCGACACGGTCCGGCcaaacgacgacgacgacgaccatCCACGGACCAGACCACCGCCCCCCCCCCTGGAATCGCCGCTCTCTCGGGCGCCCTCGCGCGGGGGAATGGACCGGATCGTATATACCAGCAGGATCGGCCGGCCAAGAAAAGCACCCGGATCTCCCGCTTCCCTTTTGGTGCCGATTCCAAAAGCGGAAAAGGGCTCTCTATCCGCACGGACTCGTTGGAGAGCAGGGGCGGAGCCGAGGAACACGGACGGCCGGCCTGACGCGCGGCGCGTGCGGCGGTGGGTGAAGCGAATGCTTTCCGCGTGGGTGGGTTGGTAGGGCACGGGCGGCAATGGCaccgcgggaggaggaggagaagagcgagaagagaagtgAGGACATGTACTGGGAGAGAGATGGCGGGTGGCGGTATTTGTGGGCACGGGGAGTGAGCGCGAAGGAAACGGACAAGCGCTCTGTTCCCGAGCGTCCGTCCCAACCTGAATACGTTGCTGCTCTGCTTTGCTAGCCTAGTGTAGTGGAAGCGGAGTGGAGTATTTGCCGAGGCTTGCGTATGGGGCAGGCGCAGGCCGTCGTATTTGCCCCATGACGTGCCAGTGTATCACGCCCATTTAGAATGTAGCCTGCTTTTTGTTCCCTAGTCCCTTCGCTCCATAATTCGAACTAAAGGCACAACAAAAAATTATGGAAGCGGAGGGAGTACTTCATGTTTGCATTTTGTTGATAGTATTGAGCAACATTATGGacgtgtttggttgcctgcatatgGCCCAGCCTGACCCGCGCGGAAAGAATTTTACCCGTTTGGTTGCCTGTGTTTACTGTGCGGCCCGCATCGCACGGAACTTAAAGCACATCCAGGCCAGGCCCAGGGGAAACGCCCGAATCGGCAGTAGCTCGCGAGCCTGGCTCGGGCGAGGCAGGGGAGGGCGACGCGCTTCTCTCCTCGTGCGACCAGGGAGATGGCGCGAGCTCGCCCGCGTCGCTGAaaaatcggggggggggggggggggggggatttcggcTCACCTCCCGCCGAGTCCACCCCTATTTAGCCCCCTCCCTCACCGCCACCATTCTCCCTCCGTTCGAGctttctgatacgtctccaacgtatctataatttttgattgttccatgctattatattatccatcttggatgttttatgggctttgctatgcacttttatattatttttgggactaacctattgacccagagcccagtgccagttcctgttttttcccttgtttcagtgtttcaaagaaaaagaatatcaaacggagtcgaaacggaatgaatcCTTTTGGAGAAGTTATTTTTTGAAAGAAAGCAACTctggagacttggagtccacgtcaagaaagcaacgaggaaggcacgaggcaggggggcgcgcccaccccctgggcgcgccctccaccctcgtgggcccctcgtggctcccctgatgtatttcttccgcccatatatatccatataccctaaaaacttcggggaacagaatagatcaggagttccgccgccgcaagcctccgtagccaccaaaaaccaatcgggaccctgttccggcaccctgtcggaggggggatccctcactggtggccatcttcatcatcccggcgctctccatgacgaggagggagtagttcaccctcggggctgagggtatgtaccagtagctatgtgtttgatctctctctctctcgtgttcttgaggtgattcgatcttgatgtatcgcgagctttgctattatagttggatcttgtGTTGctcctccccctctactctcttgtaatggattgagttttccctttgaagtaatcttatcggattgagtctttaatgatttgagaacacttgatgtatgtcttgccgtgcgtatctgtggtgacaatgggatatcacgcgattcacttgatgtatgttttggtgatcaacttgcgggttccgcccatgaacctatgcataggggttggcacacgttttcgtcttgactctccggtagaaactttggggcactctttgaggttctatgtgttggttgaatagatgaatatgagattgtgtgatgcatatcgtataatcatacccacggatacttgaggtgacattggagtatctaggtgacattagggttttggttgatttgtgtctttaggtgttattctagtacgaactctagggctgtttgtgacacttataggaatagcccaacggattgattggaaagaataactttgaggtggtttcgtaccctaccataatctcttcgtttgttctccactattagtgacttttgagtgactctttgttgcatgttgagggatagttatatgatccaattatgttattattgttgagagaacttgcactagtgaaagtatgaaccctaggccttgtttcaacgcattgcaataccgtttacgctcacttttatcgcttgctaccttgctgtttttatattttcagattacaaaaacctatatctaccatccatattgcacttgtatcaccatcccttcgccgaactagtgcacctatacaatttaccattgtattgggtgtgttggggacacaagagactcttttttatttggttgcagggttgtttgagagagaccatcttcatcctacgcctcccacgaattgataaaccttaggtcatccacttgagggaaatttgctactgtcctacaaacctctgcacttggaggcccaacaacgtctacaagaagaaggttgcgtagtagacatcaagcagtttctggcgccgttgccagggagatgagtgcttgaaggtatatctttagatcttgcaatcgaatctttttgtttcttgttttatcactagtttagtctataaaagaaaattacagaaaaatggaattgagtttgtctcatacgcttcatctttttaatatctttcgtgagaatgatgaaaatgaaaattgtgccaaagtgttagaagaagaatgcattaaaatgtttggcactaaatctttgaataatgagcatggttgcaatgttgttagtatgaactccttgaatatccatagtactaatgatgattgcactagttatgatgaaaatgcctcctataaacatgtcaatttttgtggggtgcattgggtttgcaag
The Aegilops tauschii subsp. strangulata cultivar AL8/78 chromosome 3, Aet v6.0, whole genome shotgun sequence genome window above contains:
- the LOC109749750 gene encoding mitochondrial arginine transporter BAC2 → MEFWPEFLASSGGHEFVAGGVGGMAGVLAGHPLDTLRIRLQQPPRPVSPGITVARVARPPSAVALLRGILRAEGPGALYRGMGAPLASVAFQNAMVFQVYAILSRSLDRRMSTSEPPSYTSVALAGVGTGALQTLILSPVELVKIRLQLEAAGRKRQGPVDMVRDIMRREGLRGIYRGLTVTALRDAPSHGVYFWTYEYARERLHPGCRSTGQESLATMLVSGGLAGVASWVCCYPLDVVKSRLQAQTQTHPPSPRYRGVVDCFRKSVREEGLPVLWRGLGTAVARAFVVNGAIFSAYELALRFLVRNNGRQTLVMEEMKCHDH